The region TGCATTTGCAAAAGCAAACACTTATTTAATAAAGAACTATCAAAGCGAAATTTTTTCACAAATTATTTCTGATATTGATACAGATATAAATACAAAAAACATATTGTGCCTTTTAGCTGATTTTGAATTTATTAGTTTAGAGTTAATTTTAACATTTATCAATAAAGATGAAATAGATTTAGTACAGGGTATAATCAATAAACTTGTTGGCTGGTCAATAATAGAGTTCCTAGGTGTAGATAAAGAATACTTCAGGTTAAACGATGGCATAAAAGACTATTTACAAAGGGCTAAGTATTCTTTGCCAGAATCCTATAAATCTAAGTTAAAAAAACACATTCTTGAATTTGTCCAAACAGATCAATTAGTTAGTGAAGATATCTCGGATTTTTTCTTTTCTATGAGAGGTGCACTCTTAAGTAATTATAACTTCAAGAGTAGTTATTTGATTCCTTCTCACTATCTGCAAACAATGATACACTTGTATGAAAAAGAACAGGATTATTTAAATGTAATTGTGCTTGCTGATAGAGTACTACAAAAAGCTGACAAATTAGATTACAGTATAGTTAGAGAAATAAAATACTGGTTATGTTTATCATTAGCTAGAAAAAAACGAGAAAGATTTAAAGACGAAGTGCAATTCTTCAAAGGTGCAGATTATCAATTTTTATTCGGCTTTTTCAATAGAATTATTGGTAAATCTGGATTTGCATTAAATAACTTCAACAAGGCACTTGAGGAACGTCCATCTTTTCATAGAGCTAAAAGAGAGTTAGTTAAAGTCTATATTAATTTAGGCATGTATGATGATGCATACGATTTAGCTAAATCCAATTACATCAATGATAAAAACGACCCCTACCATGCACATGCATATTTTGATTGTTTAGTAAGAAGAAAAGATGCGACTAGCCATGCTAAAACTCTTAGAGACCTGATTGAAAACCTGGAAAAAATAAATACGAATAAAGCAAAAGAGATGGCACTGTTATCTCAAGCTGACTATGATTATTATATTAATAATGATCCTGAAGAAGCATTAAATACAATAAGAAGATTTATATATTTATACGGATTAACATACTACGTCATAACAAAAAAATTTGATATTGCTGAAAAAGAAAGAAATGTTGACCTAATGCTAAAAGTAATAGACGAAGTAAAGAACAGTCATATTAATTATAAATTTGACGAAAACGTGATAAATATAATGGAGGCTAAATGTCTTTCACATCAAGGTAGAATAGACGACGCACTATATATAATAGATAACTTATTAGATGTCCCTATTTCGTATGTAATTTACTTAAAAGAGTACGTCAATAAATTTACTATTAAATAGATTGCAATAGGATACCAGATATTTTTATTATATTCCATTGTTACTTCTATTTTGTTCTCTCCCAGTGCTACAATAGTAATCCTTAAAATATATTATGAGTACATTATTTCTATTTGCTCATAATATATTTTAAGGTTTAATATTATAGTATTTACATTCTTCTGAGGATACTACTGTATTTATATAGGAAATAGGAGGGGGTATACACCCCTTTTCGTGAACCTCTTCAACCCCTCCCCTGTGTCCTGTGGATAAAACTCATAAAAAGGCAATTTCTGACCTTATCATAGTGCGGTGGTTGGTTGTGTGCCTTTTGGCGTAGGAGACTCATATTGCCCTGTTAGGTGGTTTGATTCATATGTATTGACCTTGCATAACCCTGAGGTTTCCGCTGTAATGTCGTTGAATTCTGCATAAAAGGAATATTTCCCGGCTTACTCATCATCGTCGCCTACAAAACGGTAGTGGGGCACCTTGCCGAAAACGCCCTCACTGTTACCATTGAGTTCTGGCTTATCGCTTTGAGCTAGCATATTCTTGCCTAGGAATATCAGCATAGACGCACTGGGCGGGTGGTATAGCTTCGTTACCCGACTACCCACAGCGACTCGGCTCCCGTCTGGAAGGGTCTCGTATATTGTTTCGGTCTTTTCGTATTCGTAGCCCAAGGCTTCTTTGATCTGGGCAACTCGTAAGCTATGGCGGGTGAACGCTTTGCACTGGGCTTGCCAAAGGCTGAGATGTACGTTCTTTTCCTGACGAACTCGTCTGTAGAAATGATCGCGATTCATTCCGAAAAAATCTGCCACGGCTCCACCGCTTGAACCAGCTTTCAACATTTGCTCAACTACTGTCCAGTCTATTGACTTTGTTGGTCTACCTCCTTTATTGGTTTCACTCATGGTTTTAATTAGATTGCCACATGGGCCCAACAAGCCATAATAGGCATACACATTCGTAGAGGACTTTTGGGTAGTTAAATTTATCCAAAAAAACTGACTTTTTAAAGCCTAAAAGCCGTTTTCGGGGTTCGGCCAAGGGTGTTTATTGATTAGCTGTAAAACTAAAAATTCATAAAAAGAATGTTTTACTAAGCTGTCCCAGAGTAGTAGATTAAGATTATCTATATTTTTATCTATTCGATATAAATTAGCGCCTTTAAACATATTAACACTCATCAATTTGTTAAGTAACTAGATCTTATGTTACTTGATGTCCCTGTTTATTACCACGTACCACACCGGTCTTTTGAATAATGAATAAGAAAACCCTTTCTGAGCGAGATATATGCACCAAGTTCATTACACCGGCTTTAGAACTGGCTGGCTGGAAAGACAAATTTTTAGAAGAGGTTTCGTTTACTGATGGCCGTATACGCGTGGTAGGCAAGATGACTACGCGGGGTGTATCGAAGCGGGCGGATTACATTCTGTATTATAAGCCGAACATTCCGGTGGCTATTGTTGAAGCGAAAGACAACAAACATACCGTATCGGCGGGATTGCAGCAGGCCTTAGAGTATGCGCGCATTCTGGATATTCCCTCCGTATTCAGTAGCAACGGTGACGGTTTCATTTTTCATGACCGTACTGCCACAGACGATACCATAGAGCAAGAACTTACGCTGAATGAGTTTCCCACCCCTGCCCAACTCTGGGAGCGTTACAAGGCTTATAAAGGCCTTGAATCTACCGAAGAGGATGCAATTGCTCAACAGGAATACTATACTGATGGATCGGGACGCCAGCCACGCTATTATCAACAAATAGCCATCAATAGAACTGTGGAGGCCATTGCGAAAGGCCAAAACCGGGTACTGTTGGTAATGGCAACCGGAACCGGAAAAACGTACACCGCTTTTCAGATGATTTATCGCCTTTGGAAAAGCGGCCGTAAAAAGCGGATTTTGTTTCTAGCCGACCGGAACGCCTTGATCGACCAGACGCGCCGAGGAGATTTCAAGTACTTTCGCGATAAGATGACGATCATCCGTAAGAGGGTGGTGAACGTCGGCGGGAAAGAAGAATTAGTATCGACTCGTAGGCGGGGCATTAGTGCGACAGATAAAGCATATGAGATATTCCTAGGCTTGTATCAAGGACTCACTGGCAACGAAGGTATAGACGCTTATAAAGACTTCTCCCCTGACTTTTTTGACCTAATTGTTGTCGATGAGTGCCATCGGGGTAGTGCTTCCGATGATTCATCCTGGCGGGTTATTCTCGATTATTTCAAAGGAGCCACACAGGTAGGTCTGACGGCAACACCACGCGAAACAAACACTGTTTCTAACAGTGAATACTTCGGCGACCCTCTTTATACTTACTCGCTCAAACAAGGCATTGACGATGGGTTTCTGGCCCCGTACCGGGTTGTACGGATTGGGTTGAACGTTGACCTGGAAGGCTGGCGACCGCCAAAAGGAAAACGAGACAAAAAGGGAAACCCAGTAGAGGATCGAATTTATAACCGCTCCGATTTTGACCGCAACATCGTTGTGGAGGACCGCCGTAGGCTGGTTGCCGAAAAGATTACGGAATACCTGAAAGGCCAGAATCGTTTCATGAAAACCATTGTGTTCTGCGTAGACATCGAACACGCAGACGGTATGCGAAACGCTTTGGTCAAACAGAACGCCGATCTGGTCAAACAGAATTATAAGTATGTGATGAAGATCACAGGCGACGATGAAGAAGGTAAACGAGAGCTGGATAATTTCATCAATCCCGAAGAACGCTACCCGGTTATTGCCACGACATCAAAGCTGATGACAACTGGCGTAGATGCACAGACTTGTCAGCTAATCGTACTGGATAGTAATATTCAATCAATGACGGAGTTTAAGCAGATCATTGGCCGTGGAACCCGTATCAATGAAGAGTTCGGCAAGCTATATTTTACGATTCTGGATTTTCGTAATGTAACAGACTTATTTGCTGATCCTGACTTCGACGGTGATCCTGTTCGAGTGAAAATAGTTAGCGAAGACGAAACTCTAGAAACAGTAGAAGCTGAGGAAGAAGCTGATGAAAGTTTAGTATCGAATGATGAGGCGGAGGTCGAAATAGAAGAACCTCTACGGCCAAAAGTCCGCTATAGCCTAGATGATGAGCCCGAGATCGTCAACGACGAACGGAAGGTTTATGTCAATGGCGTTGACGTATCGGTGCTGAACAGCCTTGAACTCACCTTCGACAATGATGGCAAACCTATTTTAGTGGGCCTGAAAGATTTTACCCGCGACAAAATGCGGGAGAAGTTCAGGAGCATGGACGATTTCCTAACCTACTGGAATGCTGCCCAGCGCAAAGAAGTCATTGTTCAGGAGCTCATGGAACAGGGCGTGCTACTAGATGCCTTCACCAACGCCGTTGACCGCGATGCTGACTTATTCGATCTGATTTGCCACGTTGCCTTCGACCAGAAGCCGTTGACACGAAAAGAGCGAGCCAATGAAGTAAAGAAGCGAAATTACTTCGGTAAATACGGAGAGAAATCCCGCGCTGTTCTGGAGGCTTTATTAGACAAATACGCTGATGAGGGCGTGGTTAATATTGAAACGTTGGATGTTCTTCGCGTTCAGCCCCTCAATAAATACGGATCGACGGTAGAGATTGTTAAGTTGTTCGGTGGCAAGCCGCAATACTTAGAGGCCGTACGCGAATTAGAAAGCGAAATTTATAAAGCAGTAGCTTAACACCACATCTTAATGGCTCAACTTTCCATTTATGGTAAACCTATTACCAGTTTTTTTCAGTTACTCGGCGATAATGAGAATGATATTAGCTACAGCATTGGCTGGGCTCTTTCGCAATCGCCTAGCTTTTTACGGTCGTTTATTCAAGCAGTAACGGGTAAGTTGTACGACCTTCAAAATTTGGCCATTCACCTACAAGCATATCAGAGAACTAAAGGCTTCACAGACTTTGAGCTGATTTTGCCCGGTGAATTTCATCTTATTATTGAAGCAAAGAAGGGCTGGACGTACCCGACTTACGACCAGTTATACAAATATGCCACCCGGGAAGACTTCGTTAAATCAAAGGCTACGGTAAAGAAACTGATCGTGTTTACAGATTGTAGCCGGGACTATAATAACGCCTTTTTCACGAATCGAGAAGTCAGTGGATATGAGGTTACGGTGTTTTCGTATTCGGAAATCTATCAACTCGTTCAATGGTCACAGGCTGATGGGTCCAATACCGAAAAGAGACTACTTATTGATCTTCGGACATATCTGGAAACCCTTATTACCATGCAGGATAAAACATCAAATTTAGTCTGGGTAGTCTCGCTAGGTGAAGGACACGCTTCGTTTTCATCACTTAACTTTCGGCAGATTGTTGAGCAAAAGAAGCTGTACTTTCATCCCATAGGCGGCAGCTATCGAAAAGAGCCGCCAAATTATATTGCTTTTCGATTTGATGGCAAGCTACAGGCTGTCCATCACGTAGATAGCTTTGAGGTGTTTAAAAATCCGAGTCAAATTGATCCGAGTTTCGATGATACGGAGTTAGAATGCCCTTACTTTGTTTATCGTCTGGGTAGACCTATTCCCTCGACTCCTATTCCAAACGGACATAAAATCGTTATGGCGAACCGAGTTGAATGTATGCTTGATACCCTCCTGACCAGTTCCACAATCTCTGATGCACTCGATTTAACGAAAGAGCGCCTACAATCCCTTGCTGAATCTTAATGGCACACAATCTTTCTGGAATAATTAAATCTATTCGTGACATCATGCGCGAAGATCGGGGCGTTAATGGCGACGCTCAGCGCATTGAACAACTCGGCTGGATGCTGTTTTTGAAAATATTTGATGATAAAGACATCGAAATGGAATTGCTGGCCGATGATTACCAGTCCCCCATTCCTACCGATTGCCAATGGCGCAATTGGGCGGCTGATAATGAAGGCATAACCGGCGATGAACTCCAGCAGTTTGTTGATCTGACATTGTTTCCTACTCTCAAGAACTTGCCCGTAAAGGATGGCAACCGACGGGCCTTGCTCATTCGAGAGGTGTTTGAAGGGAACAACAACTACATGAAGTCGGGGATTAACATCCGCAAGATTTGTAATAAGCTCAATGAAATAGACTTCAATAGCTCGGAAGACCGACACCTGTTTGGCGACCTTTACGAAGGTATATTGAAAGAACTGCAATCGGCGGGCGACAGTGGGGAGTTCTATACACCCCGCGCCGTTACGCAGTTTATGACCGAAATGGTGAACCCCCGCCTGGGCGAAATCATCTTCGATCCAGCTTGCGGTACAGGGGGCTTTCTGGTCAATGCCATTGAACATATCCGACAACGGGAAGTAAACAGCGTAGACGACCGGCTGACGCTGCAAAAGACCATACGGGGCTGCGAATACAAACCGCTGCCCTACGAACTGGCTCTAACCAACCTGATTCTGCACGATATTGAAGTGCCGAACATTGAATACGGTGACAGCCTAGGCCGCGAGTACAGCAGCATTCGCGACCGCGACCGGGTTGATGTCATTCTGGCCAATCCACCTTTTGGCGGAACCGTAGCTAATGGCAACGAAGGCAATTTTCCGGCTAATTTCCGTACACGCGAAAGCGCCGACTTGTTTTTGGTTTTGATCGTAAACCTGCTCAGAACAAACGGACGGGCAGCTTTGGTACTACCCGATGGCTCCCTGACGGGCGAAGGCGTAAAGCAGCGTGTTCGGCAGAAACTGCTGGAAGATTGCGACCTGCATACCATTGTCCGCTTGCCGAACTCGGTGTTTCAGCCCTACGCTACGGTAGCCACAAACCTGCTCTTCTTTGAGAAGAAACGCACCACCGGATTAGCCGCACCTGATAGTGACTTGCCATTGTTCAGCAACGGCGAAACAAATGACAGTGACCGTTACGCTACTCGCGAAATCTGGTATTATGAGCACCGATTGCCCGAAGGCCAGAAATCGTACTCGAAAACAAAAACGATTCAGCTAAAGGAATTTGAACCACTGAAAGCATGGTGGACTAATCGTGTTGAATCGGATCAGGCTTGGCGAGTGCCTATTCAGACTATAATTGATAGAAAGTTTGATCTGGATATAAAGAACCCGAATCGGAAAGAGGAAGTCATGGAATTTAACAGTACTGAATTGATTGATAGAATCATCGCGGGAAACCAACGTGTAACAGCGATTTTAGAAAAACTGAAAATAGATTTAGTGGCCTGATGACTATTGCAGAGTTTTATAAAAAAGTCGACACATCAGTCGCAGTTGCTAAGATTGTATTCAACTACCTATCAGATCATAACATCGTTAAGCGCATAGGTAGTATAGCTGAAACAAGCAGTGGAGGTACACCTACAAGGGGGAATCCTGAATTTTATAATGGCACTATTCCTTGGCTAAAGTCGGGAGAATTAAATGACGGATTAATAACGGAGTGCGAGGAGTATATAACTGAAAAAGGATTAAAGAACTCGTCAGCAAAACTTTTCCCCGAAGGCACTCTTTTAGTAGCCATGTATGGCGCAACGGCAGGTAAGGTAGGTATTTTAAGTTTTGATGCTTCAACTAACCAAGCAGTATGCGCCGTATTTCCGAAGGCTGATATTGAACGAGATTTTCTATTCTGGTATTTTCGTCAACAGCGTTTTGACTTTATTGAAATAAGTAAAGGTGGAGCACAGCCAAATATTAGTCAGACTGTAATCAACAATGCTGTAATACCAATTCCCGAAGTTGCAGTTCAAAAACAAGTTGTTAAATTTCTTAATATACTGGAAACCGAACAACGCATTGATAATAATTTAGTACTGAATGAGGAAGTTGCGCAACAAATCGCTCGCTACTTTAAAATTAGAACCGAAGCCGCAGAGGTTGAAGACATATATATAGAGCAAAAAAAACTCCTTACTCAATTACGTCAGTCCATTTTGCAGGAGGCCGTTCAAGGGAAACTGACAAAGAAGTTTAGGGAGACAGAAAAATTAGCACAACAGGATCATGTTCGAGTCCTGGGTTCGAATCCCAGCCGGACCGCAACACCTCAACTCGAAACCGGCGCTGATTTACTAGCCCGTATCCGCGCTGAAAAAGCCGAACTCATCCGGCAAGGAAAACTACGCAAAGAGAAACCCCTGCCCCCCATTACTGATGCCGAAAAGCCTTTTGAGTTGCCTGAGGGCTGGGTTTGGTGCCGGTTGGGAGATGTGTGCGAGAGTTCCTTTTACGGCCCTAGATTTAGCAATGGCGACTATATAAAGAATGGCATCCCAACTATCAGAACTACAGACATGACTGATGATGGTAGAATCGTTTTAAAAAATACCCCAATGGTTAAAGTGTCATCGTCTAAACTGGAATTATACCAAGTACTTGATGGAGATTTACTTATAACTCGTAGCGGCAGTATAGGCATTATGGCGGTATTCAGAGGTAGTTACACAGCTATACCGAGTGCTTACCTAATACGATTCAGATTTGTTTCGAGTATATTCCCTGAGTACGTTTTTAGTGTATTAAAAGCGCCTTTCTGGCAAAGGCTAATGGGATTAAGCACAACCTCTACTGCTCAAGTTAATATCAACGCGAGTTCAATCAACAGTTTCCTTATTCCACTCCCATCCTTCACAGAGCAACAAGCCATTGTCGCTCAAGTCAAGCAATTATTAAACCAGGTGAGCGCGTTGGAAATTGAAAATAAACAACAACAAGTCGAGGTTAGCCAACTGATGCAGGTAGTGTTGAGCGAGGCTTTTGCGGGGAAAGAAACGGCGCTATCAGCGTAGAAATGGTGGAGGAATAAAAACCTGAGTATTCATGGGAAAGATACCGACTGTAGTTGATTTTGATTTAGCGCTGTCTAACTTATTTCGCCAAGCTGAACGGGAAGGAAAAAGGGAACTGGTAGTTAACTCCGGTGAACTACACAGATTAGTAGGTGGGTATCCAGCTTATCAAAACCGTATAACGACCTGTTGTGGAGCTATGCGCAGGGTGATGACTGCTGGCGACAGAATTGTTCACCAACCACCCGAAGGGAACGGGGCTTCGCTGGATATTACATACGCCCTGCCTAGGCTAAGCCTTATACGGCATTTTGTGGCTTACCATAAATTCAGCGAGTGGGGGCCATATGAAACTGGCCAAGAGCGGTTTTCCCATTACAGCAATCGACCTCTTACGTTCTTAGAAAAGAGCAAAGGCCAACGAATCTGGGTGATTGGTGGGGAAAAGAATAAACGCCAGACGGAATACACACTACTATCGTATTTTAGTCCTGATTTAATTGAATCTGACGAGGAGAAGGGGTTTCATATTGAAGGAGATGGATTTGGTTTTACCCCACCTATTAATCTATCGTCAGTACAATGGTTCTCAGAACTCATTAAAGAACAACACAATTTTAGCCTTGGCATTAACGAGATCAA is a window of Spirosoma linguale DSM 74 DNA encoding:
- a CDS encoding TIR protein (SMART: TIR protein~KEGG: ajs:Ajs_2218 TPR repeat-containing protein), coding for MPKAFLSHSSVQKQFVTRIANELGSSTSIIDSRSFEEGMSNIEEIQNALDQTDIFVLFLSNEALNSKWVKDEILIAHENVKRNIIKRIYPIIIDETITHNDLRIPDWLKELNIKTVLRPGKVTRLINRRLKEVSWQLHPVLKEKELLFVGRTEQIKTLQERLYDFTKPTPFCIIASGIPKIGRKSFLKNALLNTHTLTRESHDLPTITISRRESIEDFIYKVYDLGNSPEQVFPDLLSTTLADKVTLASNLLADFQEASEILLIEDLGGIIQADRSICNWFKDILLNSQENSLESRITICVASRNRAFGHLANNIPQIFQIEIPELTISDRNGLLKRYSTINKLSINNENLIFFSNLLNGFPEQVHFCVDLIINESLAFAKANTYLIKNYQSEIFSQIISDIDTDINTKNILCLLADFEFISLELILTFINKDEIDLVQGIINKLVGWSIIEFLGVDKEYFRLNDGIKDYLQRAKYSLPESYKSKLKKHILEFVQTDQLVSEDISDFFFSMRGALLSNYNFKSSYLIPSHYLQTMIHLYEKEQDYLNVIVLADRVLQKADKLDYSIVREIKYWLCLSLARKKRERFKDEVQFFKGADYQFLFGFFNRIIGKSGFALNNFNKALEERPSFHRAKRELVKVYINLGMYDDAYDLAKSNYINDKNDPYHAHAYFDCLVRRKDATSHAKTLRDLIENLEKINTNKAKEMALLSQADYDYYINNDPEEALNTIRRFIYLYGLTYYVITKKFDIAEKERNVDLMLKVIDEVKNSHINYKFDENVINIMEAKCLSHQGRIDDALYIIDNLLDVPISYVIYLKEYVNKFTIK
- a CDS encoding Type I site-specific deoxyribonuclease (KEGG: glo:Glov_1416 EcoEI R domain protein~PFAM: EcoEI R domain protein; protein of unknown function DUF450; helicase domain protein; type III restriction protein res subunit~SMART: DEAD-like helicase); this encodes MNKKTLSERDICTKFITPALELAGWKDKFLEEVSFTDGRIRVVGKMTTRGVSKRADYILYYKPNIPVAIVEAKDNKHTVSAGLQQALEYARILDIPSVFSSNGDGFIFHDRTATDDTIEQELTLNEFPTPAQLWERYKAYKGLESTEEDAIAQQEYYTDGSGRQPRYYQQIAINRTVEAIAKGQNRVLLVMATGTGKTYTAFQMIYRLWKSGRKKRILFLADRNALIDQTRRGDFKYFRDKMTIIRKRVVNVGGKEELVSTRRRGISATDKAYEIFLGLYQGLTGNEGIDAYKDFSPDFFDLIVVDECHRGSASDDSSWRVILDYFKGATQVGLTATPRETNTVSNSEYFGDPLYTYSLKQGIDDGFLAPYRVVRIGLNVDLEGWRPPKGKRDKKGNPVEDRIYNRSDFDRNIVVEDRRRLVAEKITEYLKGQNRFMKTIVFCVDIEHADGMRNALVKQNADLVKQNYKYVMKITGDDEEGKRELDNFINPEERYPVIATTSKLMTTGVDAQTCQLIVLDSNIQSMTEFKQIIGRGTRINEEFGKLYFTILDFRNVTDLFADPDFDGDPVRVKIVSEDETLETVEAEEEADESLVSNDEAEVEIEEPLRPKVRYSLDDEPEIVNDERKVYVNGVDVSVLNSLELTFDNDGKPILVGLKDFTRDKMREKFRSMDDFLTYWNAAQRKEVIVQELMEQGVLLDAFTNAVDRDADLFDLICHVAFDQKPLTRKERANEVKKRNYFGKYGEKSRAVLEALLDKYADEGVVNIETLDVLRVQPLNKYGSTVEIVKLFGGKPQYLEAVRELESEIYKAVA
- a CDS encoding conserved hypothetical protein (KEGG: xca:xccb100_1065 hypothetical protein), giving the protein MAQLSIYGKPITSFFQLLGDNENDISYSIGWALSQSPSFLRSFIQAVTGKLYDLQNLAIHLQAYQRTKGFTDFELILPGEFHLIIEAKKGWTYPTYDQLYKYATREDFVKSKATVKKLIVFTDCSRDYNNAFFTNREVSGYEVTVFSYSEIYQLVQWSQADGSNTEKRLLIDLRTYLETLITMQDKTSNLVWVVSLGEGHASFSSLNFRQIVEQKKLYFHPIGGSYRKEPPNYIAFRFDGKLQAVHHVDSFEVFKNPSQIDPSFDDTELECPYFVYRLGRPIPSTPIPNGHKIVMANRVECMLDTLLTSSTISDALDLTKERLQSLAES
- a CDS encoding Site-specific DNA-methyltransferase (adenine- specific) (PFAM: N-6 DNA methylase; putative RNA methylase~KEGG: glo:Glov_1415 N-6 DNA methylase), yielding MAHNLSGIIKSIRDIMREDRGVNGDAQRIEQLGWMLFLKIFDDKDIEMELLADDYQSPIPTDCQWRNWAADNEGITGDELQQFVDLTLFPTLKNLPVKDGNRRALLIREVFEGNNNYMKSGINIRKICNKLNEIDFNSSEDRHLFGDLYEGILKELQSAGDSGEFYTPRAVTQFMTEMVNPRLGEIIFDPACGTGGFLVNAIEHIRQREVNSVDDRLTLQKTIRGCEYKPLPYELALTNLILHDIEVPNIEYGDSLGREYSSIRDRDRVDVILANPPFGGTVANGNEGNFPANFRTRESADLFLVLIVNLLRTNGRAALVLPDGSLTGEGVKQRVRQKLLEDCDLHTIVRLPNSVFQPYATVATNLLFFEKKRTTGLAAPDSDLPLFSNGETNDSDRYATREIWYYEHRLPEGQKSYSKTKTIQLKEFEPLKAWWTNRVESDQAWRVPIQTIIDRKFDLDIKNPNRKEEVMEFNSTELIDRIIAGNQRVTAILEKLKIDLVA
- a CDS encoding restriction modification system DNA specificity domain protein (PFAM: restriction modification system DNA specificity domain~KEGG: efe:EFER_3081 specificity determinant for HsdM and HsdR (modular protein)), whose product is MTIAEFYKKVDTSVAVAKIVFNYLSDHNIVKRIGSIAETSSGGTPTRGNPEFYNGTIPWLKSGELNDGLITECEEYITEKGLKNSSAKLFPEGTLLVAMYGATAGKVGILSFDASTNQAVCAVFPKADIERDFLFWYFRQQRFDFIEISKGGAQPNISQTVINNAVIPIPEVAVQKQVVKFLNILETEQRIDNNLVLNEEVAQQIARYFKIRTEAAEVEDIYIEQKKLLTQLRQSILQEAVQGKLTKKFRETEKLAQQDHVRVLGSNPSRTATPQLETGADLLARIRAEKAELIRQGKLRKEKPLPPITDAEKPFELPEGWVWCRLGDVCESSFYGPRFSNGDYIKNGIPTIRTTDMTDDGRIVLKNTPMVKVSSSKLELYQVLDGDLLITRSGSIGIMAVFRGSYTAIPSAYLIRFRFVSSIFPEYVFSVLKAPFWQRLMGLSTTSTAQVNINASSINSFLIPLPSFTEQQAIVAQVKQLLNQVSALEIENKQQQVEVSQLMQVVLSEAFAGKETALSA
- a CDS encoding HNH endonuclease (PFAM: HNH endonuclease~KEGG: mca:MCA0503 hypothetical protein), which translates into the protein MGKIPTVVDFDLALSNLFRQAEREGKRELVVNSGELHRLVGGYPAYQNRITTCCGAMRRVMTAGDRIVHQPPEGNGASLDITYALPRLSLIRHFVAYHKFSEWGPYETGQERFSHYSNRPLTFLEKSKGQRIWVIGGEKNKRQTEYTLLSYFSPDLIESDEEKGFHIEGDGFGFTPPINLSSVQWFSELIKEQHNFSLGINEIKNPNVIQGLLALGSEQEQVLSRDPEKVPFHYPEEVPSTKTYVEGAVKQITVNRYERDQDARTDCINHYGAKCQACEFDFEEIYGNIGKGYIHVHHIKPFNEIKTSYRVDPIKDLIPVCPNCHAMLHTGKEVMDIADLKALIMQLCIPDKVTQAFRSKLTHPACG